The following nucleotide sequence is from Hirundo rustica isolate bHirRus1 chromosome 7, bHirRus1.pri.v3, whole genome shotgun sequence.
TACTCAAAATGGCCCAAGACATTATATATGTAGTGTTCCAGGACCGTACAAAGATCCTGCCTCAGTAATTATAAGAATGCacttaataaattatttttttctattttcatctATTAATATGCAAATAGTTTATACAacataaaaaatttaatttgtacCTACTACAGGTAACATATCTATTTAGCTTTTCATCTGAAAGCCTGTAAGACTTGATGACCTGCAAACTTATTTACATAACTCACTTCaaagtatcttttaaaaataatattgtcCAGCATTTAACAAAATTgtgacttaaaaaaagaaagaaatcacttAACAGCATTTGCTTTCTTGATTTTGTCAAGTAATGTCACCAGCTCAAGTGTTATAAGGCAGGTTGGTTGTTCAGATGGGCTAAAACTCCCTATGGTGACAGGCATGTAGTAAATCTGTTCATTTATAAAATCAgatgaaagcaagaaaaagttTAGAGTTTCAAAAGAACTGAAACTTCTTATTTTTACTACAAATTCAGAATAGGCACTGACACACAATTCCTTAGGGACTTTTCCAGAAGATTGTCTCTTCGCTGGGCATCATTCCATTTTTAAactaagaagaagaagaaaaaaattatcagggATACATAACTCAGGATTACAAAAGAGGAATTACCATAAGTATTTGTTTCCATCTTACTAACAAAAGAAATAACTCCATGTCTTAAGACATCACAATTACTGTTTTGGttagtgtatttttaatttcattattaagTTTAATTAacattggaaaataaaaatatacttctCATGTAATTCTGCAAGCATTATTGAAAACCCCGAAGCACAGGGGTAGGAGAATGCTAAACTCTGTCTGCTTTAATGCTCCAAGCCAGTACTGACAAACCATGTAATTCCTTTCAGAGATTTGTGTAACCTCCTCTTAAAGGGGGATATTTTGCAAACTCTTTAGCTATTCTAGTCCACTTGCCCTGTGCTCATCATGGGAAATACTTAGCCTAATATTTAATGGAATTTACCAACTTAATTCTTGTCAACCACAAACACAAGGGCTCCTTTCCACTTTTTGGACTCGCAATGACAAAGTCTGGTGATGTTCTTTAAACGTTCCTAAATGGTTGGTGTTTTtcatgagcagcagcagcccaaacTGAGACCTCAACAGCACTAAAGAGCGAATTATTTACTTCAGATGTTTTCCAAACACATCACCCACGCCACGAAGTTGTAAGGCTCTTCTAGTGCACTGACTCACATCCACTTTTGGATGAACTTTGTAATACtctttagtaaaaaaaaattacatttcaaaacCATTGACCAAGAACTGTGAGAATAATGCTTGGCAACAAGTAGTAATAATAACTTTGAAGATACACTTTAAAACTCTTGACTGCATGCTCTTTAAAAATGTGTCCTTGCATAACACAAATTCCACCATGAAAACCCATCCTCACCTTCCTGTGCATTGTTTGAGTCTATTAAAGGTTTACCTTGTGTCTATGAACAGCAGCTGTCTCCATCCTGTGAAACGCTGTGCATAGGGATGAGGCTTTCACACTGCTCATTTTCTTCTGGcattcttaaaagaaaacacatttattgACACTCCTACAGTAACGTTAAATTGGTTGTTATGAAGCCAACACAAGCACCGAGAGTTCAACTGTTTGAACTTTAGCCACTAGAGCACGCAAAGGCTCCTTAAGTACATGAAGTGTACTCAAGGTTGCACAATTTTCACTGCACGTGCTGGGTAAACTACCATAGGTGcattaagggaaaaaaccatGACAAACACTAGgaaacttcttttaaaaggtAAACAGATGTCGcatctttcccttttctgagcATTACATAGGTTAATAAATGGATTGGCAACTACTGCTATTAAGAAATTAGTATACCTGAACACAAAAGAAACAGAGTGTGAGTATTGTGGCTCATAAAAGGGTAATGGAAAGGTTAAAGAGACAGGGTTTAGTTTGTAGACTGCCCTACCTCTGAATTCGATGTTTTCTacaaataaaggcaaaaattcTTCTGATTCCCACCATCACTGGATCCCAGTTGTTATAGTGACACAAGAGAGTCgcaatgaaaaatgaaaaaaatacaggtaCTGCTCCTGCAAAAAATAACCAGGAAAACTGCACCTGGAATTGAAACATAAACATCGTTCACTAGATAGCTTAAAAAAGAATTAACATGCTGTATATTTGGAATGATTGTTATTTTAAGTTTGAGATgcagtttattttaaacagtGTGAGTTATTTAGTACAATTTCTGTAGTTATTGCTTCTTGCAAGAACTGCATACCCTGTTCCCACTGATCCATTCTTTACAATGGAACATTCTGTTGCACTGGGAGCTGAATGAAGACTGCTGTTTccaaataggtttttttttttaggtttttagtTGTGTCTCTGGTGCCAAGGAGAAAGTGTCCTGGATATTCCACAGGTAGGAAAGcaatgatttttaaagtccattccaacccaaaccattccacggcTCTGTGACTCCAAACCAAGGGCATGAGGACAGGAAGAGCCTGGGACCTGCCTCGGGATGACAGAGCCATGAGCATGGCCCCCCCATGTGGAGAAAAGATGCAAAATTGAAGATTTTGGAGAAAACAGATTCACCTTTGGTACACTGATGATCCTCCTCAAAGATCTCATCAACTGCAATGGTTAAGCCCTACATTTCCCAACTGACTTCTAATGAAATTCACAACTCCTAAGTTGCCAAAAGGAACTGGTCATTAGAAACCCGGTTGTGATTTCCTAAGATCCATATTTATGTtagaaaattacagaaaaataaatatccagAAAGTTAGCAATTATGAATATTGTATAATTACCATGCCATTTAATAGCATATTGACATTTTAATCAGGTTTCTTTTAAGTAAAAACAAAGCTGGCCAGAGGCACTAATCAGGCAGCCTGAAGCTGGAAGCTAAAATTTCTGTCAGGTCATCTGAGATGTGGACAGGAGACCAGTGTGCACAGAGCCTGGCTTAGGATGTTCTGATGTCTCTATGACAGAGACAGACCTGCACAAATACACCTGTGCAAAAACCTCAAAGACTACAGCACTTTGCCTTTAATCAGGGTCCCTCACTTGTGGTTCTAAGAcgagtaatttattttctgaaatgtaaaacAGAAATGATTTACTTCCCACAACATGAGTTAAAAAGGTAATTTGCCCTTTTGTTACCAATGTCAGCTGAAAGTCATCCAACAGAGCTTTGCAGACATTTCTGCTACTTGAAATGCCTCCGTGTTGCATTAGTACGtgaagaataaattaattttacaagaTTCGGACTCTGTGTTTACTCAGAATAAACAGCCTAGAGATTAAGCTGTTTACTGGGAATTAGAAAAGCATAGTCCATTTTTCAGtgtatcccagaagaaagttTAGATGAATCACTTCAGAAGACAACCTAAAATTTTCATATATTGATATAagtaactatatatatatatagaccTCTACCAATGTATTTGCACATGCACACAAATCTGTGTATATCTAAAATGTGTACTGACACACAAACCtacatataaaattattattttttttactaccAGCATTATCACTAAATATAAACCTAATTTAACCTCATGAAAGTGAATTTTGGAAGAGGAGTCTACAGATATTTTATTCCTTGTTTCCTTTACGGTTATCATGAGTTATTTACCATCCCATAACAATTTATGTCTCAAGTGTGTATTGCTGATGCTGTAAGAGCAACACAAATACAACCGTCATATCAACAAACGTTTTACTATTGCTGGAATCACTGCAGTGTTTGCTCTATTTCCATGCTGGAATATGCAGTTAGACTAACATAAAACATGCTGCCTATCATATGTTCATTACAAAAGTATTTATTCAGGGTCTAAGTGTTTctgacttttcttttcttatacttgcttttgtttttctgacttaTTTTCCAAAATCCACACTGAcatgaaggaaaagcaaaatagccatttgtgtttggggtttttttaactccaTTTTTACATGCACAAAGTTTCAGAAGTCCAAAGGTGCTTATTACAATTTACTTGTAAAAACACTGAACAGCAAAGCCTCTTTTTTGGCTGGAAACATTCCATGTGCAAAACGTGACTAATCTCTTGTACCAAAAAACACAAGGAATTTAATTGGAAGAAATTCTGTAAATAATGATCAAAATTTAGTAGTACCTTACCTTTTGCATGCACATGTCAGCTATTATGGACAGAGGTATTGTAAGGCTTAGGGCAAGTGTGCCTATCAGTGATGAGGTAAGAAAGCAGCccctaaaagacaaaaaaatagtAACAATTATACAATTTAATgacaataaataataattataataatgaGGTCTTGCTTAAAAGACAATAAAAGTAATGCATCAAATAAGGAAGACATTTGATGAACTGTTAGTTACTGTTTAATAATCAAAAATTAACTCACACCATCACAGTCCATCATAAATCTGAGAAAGTACATAGAATTCTTAATTAGGCAATGGACGTCTTCTGGGCTGAGGCTTAATTCCCATACCAATCTTTTGAGATGATGGAAATTCCCCTATTTCACATGCAGTAACTTCATctagaaaaatctgcattttgtttCCATACCATGACTCTCTACAGCGTAAGAGGCTGCTTCTGAATTACAAGCAACCTGTCCACAGAAAACTGTAAATGAGTAAATGGTAGAGAGTCCAATAAAAATTTATcagcaggttaaaaaaaagaaaaaaaaaaaaaagaaaagtcacatGTATCCCTACATTATTTAGTTGGGTGGAGTAAATAAGTAGATTAAATGGTATTATTTATTTCCCAAAAAAGTACATAAGACTATACTAGTGGCACACTGGACTGGTAAAGAATGATATCAGCACAAACTCTGTAATTAGTCCCAATCCAAAACTCTAGAGAAAAGGAAGTAAAACTAGCCTGGAATATCATTCTGAGTAATCAAACAAATATCTTGTATGTAAAAACTCTATGCACACCCATATACTTAGCCCTATGCTAGTACTTGATTTTGGGACAACAGACAATGTTtgaggtttgggggggtttatgtgtttgtttgttattttgccTAAATTAAAATTACACTTAACCTGACACTGATACTGAGCTGCAGTCTCATCTTACACATCAGATATAATCACAAAAATATTGTATCAACAAACAAGTTCAACTGCAAAGGAACATATGCTACAATGCATTTATACCTAGGTCTGGTATAAAAGTTTGCCAATAAGcaaaaaactattaaaatacatatataacttcaaatttgaaaaaaaccaaccaaccaaccaaaaatccACAGCCCCTAAAAAAACCGAAAGGTTTTTGTGGAACTCCATCTACTCCACCTTGATCTTCTGTTGCAATATTGTCACAGAACTCCTACAACACAATCCATACTCTCCTTTTGTTACTGCAACTCTGTAGCACAAAGTCTCTTTGTTAATTCTGGAACAAACTAAGCACACAGTACTTAATTACTACAGGAACACATCAGCTACTTCTTAAAGTTAGCTGTTGTCTTAACAGGACATTGTGACAGTGCTAAAAATGCACAtgtggacagaaaaaaaaaaatgaaaaagggcaCAAACGCCAACCTAGACAATTTTACATCTCAACATCTGAGAACAGAGGAAAGATAATTCATGTGAAATGTATTCAACATATGGAGTACATACCACAGCCAGAGGAACTCTGACAAAACTGTTCCAATAAGGCCATTTATGACAATGCACATCCATATCAGTTTATTGGGAAACTCAAATGCTTCAAACCCAGTATAGTGAAGCAGGAAGAACCCTGGCCACAGCAGCAACAGATTAAACAGTCCTACAAAACCTGAATATAAAAACAGTATTAAGTAAATCACAATAAATATTCTTCAATATAACCAAAATCTCAGCTAAAATCTGCTATTTTGACAGTATGCATATAGAAAAGCAGCCATGAAGCagtattttaaatctttcaagGGAAACAAATGTAAGAAACTTAACCTGAAATTCACAAACTAAATTTGCATCACGTATTTACAGCTttgaaattgaaaagaaaataaaaattagaaatctcATTAAGTCAGTGGGGCTGTCTGTATACCTGTTAAAGCTCTAAACAAGGAACAATTCACACAACAGGTGTCTAAAGGACTCATAACCCTGGGAGTAAGAGACTTTCTCCACTTCCTTGGCTTTTCTAAGCCCCTTTACCACTCAGACACAGTTCAGTGCCTGAAAGCAAATCATATAATCACACATTGAACTAAAACTTTCAGCAGAGTTACTTTTGGTCTTACCAAAGAACATTGGTATGTCAAGTTTATCTTCTCTATCTACTTTCCTTTTTATCATGACTATGTAGACAGCATACAGCATTGCTCCTACAAGAGACCAAAGGGAAcctggaaaaatggaaaaaatactcCCTTGAGATAGGCCAAACATGTTATGCACAGTAGCATCAACTCTCCTAAACCTCTGTTGATTACAGAATCCATTACTAAAtgaaaaacatgggaaaatggagaaaactCTGATGTGTAAATACTTTCCCAATATAGGCATAGGGCGGAAAATTATCATAAATGGCGAGTTTTAGAAATTGAAACTAAAAACCAGATTGTGAAATGTTACATGAATAAGACACAGAGCTTGCTATATGACTACTTAGTACTGTCAGAAGATGGTATTGATCACTGTCTATTCCAGGATTAAAACCATAAGTAAATACCTATTGTATCTTTTCCAGCAGATTTTTCAGATCCAGAAAGGTTAACAAGCACCACACCACCAAtgctagcaaaaaaaaagaaatgcaaaacattGCTTGAGCTCAGGAATTTCTTTacaaaaacagataaaataaaaacaagtatACAATTCTATCTTCAGGTATTTTTACTTAACCAAAACGCACTTCTGGAAAGTCAAAAAGAGTTCTCAACTGCTAAGGCGTGATCCTAAGttaaaaccaaccaaccccacTTTTAACTTCCCAGAACAACACATCAGGCATCTAATGAAAGAGGCTGACAACACTGAATGTCAAACCTCTTCCTTTTTCATCATTTACGCAAAAATAAACAGACCACGAATTAACAACAAGAAAATAAGTTCATCTACTTCCGACAGAAATTAATCTAGTTTCCTACGGGAGAATGAGATTTGGAAATGGTTCATGCTAtgaagcatttaaaaagcagttaATTCACTTGCTCTATTCAGCTGTGAAACAAGGATTTTTCTAAAAAGTGATGGGTATAATTTATTGTCCCAGATACCACAGTTGTCCTCTCACTGTACTAGGGAGTTTTGGAGCAAATGTTCCCTCCCATTATCTTACCTTAAAATAACAGCTAATAATTTGGACAGGGTAAACCGATCTCCACTGTTACTGGGAAAGACTGCAGCTAAGATTAATGTGAAAAGTCCTGCAAGAGAAATTCAGAGGAGTTTATACAATCAAGTTTTGCCAGTAGTTTGCTCAGAAAGCTACATAGCTTCAAAGCTATGACACtccaaatatatttctttaatataCAGATGTAACTGGAAAAGTACACACGTAAAAAGCAGGGGAATCATGAAGGGGGAATCATACCCTAAAAAACCTCTGCAAATACTAAATGAATTTTCTAAACACACATATTCAATTCCTTTAGGTCAAATCCACAGGTAAAAATGCTACACAAATCCATTGTAACATGAGATTAATATGTTATAAACAGTGTTATAATGCACATCTGGTAGTTAAATAAAACTTACCAGAGGTTGATGACAAGATATTAACTATGGCAACTTGGGTATCTGACAGAGCTTCTTGATAGGAGAAATTTGCCAAGAACCACTggggcaaaagaaaaataattttgtaattatatGGGTAGCAACAACAGAGCTTAAGATTCTCAGTGCAATAAAATCCTACATTAAGAAAAAACCCTGATTAtttaatcaaaaataaaatcataactATGTTTTTAGCTTAAAGACACTTCTAACTTCTATTAAAGTGGAAGGCACATTAAAAGACAGCAGCAAAGTTAGAATTGGCTCAAACCAACCACATTCAAGTATGTGTTTAATTACAAAATAACATACTTCATAagttaaaaagaattaaaatgacATTATAATAGCTAGTCTGTAGTAACTAAAGGTACTTTTAACTTGTTTCAGAGTGCTTCAAGATGATAACTGCACAAAAGCTGCAAAGAAATTTCAGTAATGCATGTGACATTAGTTAGCCTAATGAGGTTTTTTTAGAGTACTTAAAAACAGCACACATCTCCAGTGTTAAAAACAAGCATCTCTTACATTCAACgcctaaaaaatatttgattcctccataaaggaataaaatggCAAGTGTTTTCTCACTTCTTGATTGAGATCTCGTTGATAAGATTTCAGATATATTCTAAGGAAAGTAATCACTCCCTAGTCTCGATCAGAAATACATGAACATGCCAGTAGCGTCCATGAACAGAAtaaacaggatttgttttggaCATGAGGACACTACCCCAGATAAAACTACAACATTATTTTCTGGTACATGCATCAGTGGTATTATATTGTTGATGATAACACTAGTAATGGTAACAATAACGTGTAAAGAGCTCTACTATCTGAGGAAAAGCTGTGATGGGTCCACACTACAGAGAAACCATTTGGCAGCATCAGTGAAGGTCTTTCTGGTAAAGGTATCACTGATCTGCCCTCTACATTTCTCTGTTTCAAAAATCCTGCCACTGGAatctccctctccccccagaACTGAGGCATGATGCAGCAACAGCATCTACCAGCAGATTCATAATTAAATCTTGCACAATCCATGCCCAGcacaagaatatttttacttcttatGGTACGTTTATAAAATAAGGTTTAAAGAATACAAGTCATCTCTAGACTTATTCACTATTATCATACAAGTTTTAAATGCAACTTCACTTCAGCTTTTTGAAACTATGGAGCACATaccacaaagcaaaagaaaaagctgatttttgcTACTTGGCTTGCAGTGAGCTTTCCTACAGTTTTTAAGATAGATTCCTGCTCCTTCACTGTTGGATATGACATGCGGGACAGCTTTGCCTCCAAAGCATGGCTTGATGGGAGCTGCCGGATCTCCATGATGTTACTGAACCTCACACGAGGCTTTTTGGGTGCTTGAGAGGAGgagataaaaagcaaaagaaaaaaaaaacaaaaaaaacaccaaaacacagtattattattaaactttttgAGCCAAAGCAATATGCAAATAAATCTATGATGTTGTAACACACCATTGATTCCAACATCGCAGAAATAACAGGCTCTTTTCCAAAGAGAAGACATGACATCGGGATTTATTAAACTAATATTTTGCTATTCAGGAGGCCACTAATAAGATAAAGCACAATGAATTACTGTTTTCAATCAGTAAGTTGTCCACCCACGAAAACCTCACTGAAAAGCACCACCCCTGCTCCCTGTCAAAAATATCAAGAGAATGTAACAACACATTTTTAGATAGGAATTATTCCATCTTGAAAAACATTCTGTATATaagattttctttaattgtCTAATAGTCAAAGAGCGAAAACCTGCACACAACTCTACCTAACTGCAAGGACAATGTTTCATTCAGAAGATTAAAGTCCAACAGACCTCAAAGCTTAGCAGAGACCATAAAGTCACTTGCCCTTTTGAAATCCACTCTCTAACTAACCTTGCAAACTAGGATCAGGTTTTATTTAGAAGGTTATTTTAGTCTTATTAGCTTCCACCATAAAGAAAACACTACACTAAACACTACAGGCAAATATTAGCCTAAATCAATCTGAAACAAGACCTAATTTCctaagaaaaagcaaagggaaagctgcagctggaacaaTTCCGAAGTGATTGGTGCACGTTGCCACTGGAAGCAGAGCCTACCAAAGTGGCTCCTAATGTGTGCCACgaagaaattaaaagagctTCCTTTTGATCAGCAGGGACTCTTTTGCTGAGGACTGGCTAACTGGATGTTTTGAAGCCCACCTTTCTACAACTGGCTGGGACAGTTAAGCCAGTTTCAGGTACTATCACAAGATAGTGAGgtttaaataaaaccagaacGCACATAGACTATTAAAATTCTTACTTTGACTGCTTTGCTCCTGCTCTAAAAAGGACAATAGCTTGTTTTTCCAGAGGCTGACTCACTGCTGCTGGTCTTACAAGCCCAGAAGGAAAGAATCACAAGTACTGAACCCAGTTGGTCCCTTGAGATAAACATAGGCTGCATCTGTAGTGACCAAGAAAGGTAAACTGAACGACAGGCCTATGTTTTCTCTA
It contains:
- the SLC35F5 gene encoding solute carrier family 35 member F5, translated to MVWVFIMNRMSSQSSSSAQRRRMALGIVILLLVDVIWVASSELTSYVFTRYNKPFFSTFAKTSMFVLYLLGFIVWKPWRQQCTRGFRGRHAAFFADAEGYFAACTTDTTVNSSLSEPLYVPVKFHDLPTEKNGSNSSDAEKTPKKPRVRFSNIMEIRQLPSSHALEAKLSRMSYPTVKEQESILKTVGKLTASQVAKISFFFCFVWFLANFSYQEALSDTQVAIVNILSSTSGLFTLILAAVFPSNSGDRFTLSKLLAVILSIGGVVLVNLSGSEKSAGKDTIGSLWSLVGAMLYAVYIVMIKRKVDREDKLDIPMFFGFVGLFNLLLLWPGFFLLHYTGFEAFEFPNKLIWMCIVINGLIGTVLSEFLWLWGCFLTSSLIGTLALSLTIPLSIIADMCMQKVQFSWLFFAGAVPVFFSFFIATLLCHYNNWDPVMVGIRRIFAFICRKHRIQRMPEENEQCESLIPMHSVSQDGDSCCS